In the Sphingobium sp. Z007 genome, CAGGATGACGGTCAGGTAATGATCCATATGCAGGCAGGCTCCTGTTCAAACGCGGGGTTGCAGGCTGGCGCTATGTCTCAATCCCGTCATCCCCGCGCAGGCGGGAGATGGGGCCCCGCCTGCGCGGGGATGACGGACTATAATATGGATAACTGAGGGAGAGCCTGTGGGTTCAGGCGCTGGCGCGGCCGGCGAAGCGGCCGTGGCGGCGATAGCGGACCATCCATTTGTCGGCGACCGCGCCCAGCGGCGTCGGGGCGACGCCCAGCGCCTCCAGCCCTTCCGAGCCGGGCGCTGCAACATTGTCGCGGCCGAGCATGGCGAGCTGGTCGCGGCTGATCGGCCCGCCCGGCAGCATCGCCAGTAGCGAGGCGACGCCATGCGGGACGTCGATCAAGGGCTTGTCGCGGCCGATCGCCTTGGCGATCCAGGCGTTGATCTCCTTCATGCTCATCACCTGCGGGCCGGCGACTTCGTAGGTCTTGCCGCCATAGAGGCCCGGCTGGGCTGCGGCATGGGCGATCGCATCGGCGACGTCGCCGACATAGACCGGCTGGAATTTGGTCGCCGGCGCGATCACCGGGACGACCGGGAACAGGCTGATGAGATCGGCGAACCGGTTGAGGAACTGATCCTCCGGCCCGAAGACGATCGACGGGCGGATGATGGTGGCGGTGGGGAAGGCGGCCGTGACCGCGGCTTCGCCCGCCGCCTTTGACCGGCCATAGGCCGACGGGCTTTCGGCGTCCGCGCCGATGGCGGAGATATGGACCAGCGCCTTCACGCCTGCCGCCGCCGCGGCCTTCGCTACATTGGCCGCGCCGACATGGTGGAAGGCGTCGAAATCACCCGCCAATATGCCGACC is a window encoding:
- a CDS encoding complex I NDUFA9 subunit family protein: MKDSLVTVFGGGGFLGRQVAQALMAQGARVRIAQRDLATAMKVKTLGNLGQTQFVAADIRKPDSVARAIHGADVVINLVGILAGDFDAFHHVGAANVAKAAAAAGVKALVHISAIGADAESPSAYGRSKAAGEAAVTAAFPTATIIRPSIVFGPEDQFLNRFADLISLFPVVPVIAPATKFQPVYVGDVADAIAHAAAQPGLYGGKTYEVAGPQVMSMKEINAWIAKAIGRDKPLIDVPHGVASLLAMLPGGPISRDQLAMLGRDNVAAPGSEGLEALGVAPTPLGAVADKWMVRYRRHGRFAGRASA